One segment of Salvelinus alpinus chromosome 1, SLU_Salpinus.1, whole genome shotgun sequence DNA contains the following:
- the LOC139536328 gene encoding uncharacterized protein — protein sequence MDEKLILSVFNFPELYNTTLPDYRNGETRSLAWRRISALTALPAEECKRKWKNLRDRYFKEVRQEKRSKEETGERTTSRWKYRQLLNFLQPFIKPRNGNADHDNQESPDTINKSTQSEIKTLNTALVNNMKTPTTQVGTMSQLAFVTQLSPAQQGTQMAQLAFLAKLPPGAQISPAPQPSSAPQLSTYTTRKRPQTRQESPASPCSSSTPAKLSTKNRRLLAKEKDHRSDSMIPNRQCDEDEMFLLSFVPALKRLAPQKRCETKIKIQQIMYEAEFSVAQPLTVKDPLVTVSNELLEPVPQEDQESQEPET from the exons ATGGACGAAAAGTTGATATTGTCCGTTTTTAATTTTCCTGAGCTGTATAATACAACTTTGCCAGATTACCGCAATGGTGAGACAAGATCCCTTGCTTGGCGGAGAATCAGCGCATTGACAGCTCTTCCAG CTGAAGAGTGCAAAAGGAAATGGAAGAATCTAAGAGACCGATACTTCAAGGAAGTACGACAGGAGAAAAGGAGTAAGGAAGAGACAGGGGAGCGCACCACCAGTCGATGGAAATACAGACAACTTCTGAACTTTCTTCAACCATTCATTAAACCTAGAAATGGCAATGCAGACCATGACAACCAGGAGAGCCCTGATACAATCAATAAAAGCACACAGAGTGAGATCAAAACACTCAATACAGCCCTGGTAAACAACATGAAAACCCCTACAACCCAGGTTGGGACCATGTCGCAGCTAGCCTTTGTGACCCAGCTGTCCCCAGCGCAACAAGGCACCCAGATGGCCCAGCTGGCTTTCCTGGCCAAGCTACCACCAGGTGCCCAGATATCCCCAGCGCCCCAGCCATCCTCAGCTCCCCAGCTATCAACATACACAACCAGGAAGAGGCCTCAGACACGACAAGAGTCCCCTGCTTCACCATGTTCCTCAAGTACTCCTGCCAAGCTCTCCACAAAGAACAGGAGGCTGCTGGCCAAAGAGAAAGATCACAGATCAGATTCCATGATCCCTAACCGACAGTGTGACGAGGATGAGATGTTTCTTCTCAGCTTTGTTCCTGCCTTGAAGAGGCTAGCTCCACAAAAAAGATGTGAGACCAAAATTAAGATCCAACAGATAATGTATGAGGCAGAGTTTAGTGTAGCTCAGCCATTGACTGTCAAAGACCCACTGGTGACAGTGTCCAATGAACTGCTAGAGCCCGTGCCTCAAGAAGACCAAGAGTCACAAGAGCCAGAGACATAA
- the LOC139536378 gene encoding E3 ubiquitin-protein ligase RNF185-like, which translates to MASAAPPPSAVSTATENPSSSTAAGEGGNQDSAFECNICLDTSKDAVISLCGHLFCWPCLHQWLETRPNRQVCPVCKAGISRDKVIPLYGRGSTSQQDPRERTPPRPQGQRPEPENRGFQRFGFGDGGFQMSFGIGAFPFGIFSTAFNINDGRPHPAAPGTPQHMDEQFLSQLFLFVALVIVFWLLIA; encoded by the exons ATGGCTAGTGCTGCCCCTCCACCATCCGCTGTCTCGACCGCCACTGAGAACCCCAGCAGCTCGACTGCTGCTGGGGAGGGTGGCAATCAGGACAGCGCCTTCGAATGCAACATCTGCCTGGACACCTCCAAGGATGCGGTGATCAGTCTGTGTGGGCATCTCTTTTG TTGGCCCTGTTTACATCAG TGGTTAGAGACCAGACCTAACAGACAAGTGTGTCCAGTGTGCAAGGCAGGCATCAGTCGAGACAAAGTCATCCCACTATATGGCAGGGGGAGCACAAGCCAGCAGGACCCACG GGAGCGAACTCCTCCTCGACCACAAGGACAGAGGCCAGAGCCTGAAAATCGT GGATTTCAGAGGTTCGGCTTTGGAGATGGAGGATTCCAGATGTCTTTTGGCATTGGTGCCTTTCCATTTGGCATTTTCTCTACAGCTTTTAACATCAATGATGGAAGACCACACCCAG CTGCCCCTGGGACCCCCCAGCACATGGATGAACAGTTCTTGTCCCAACTCTTTCTATTTGTGGCTCTGGTGATTGTGTTTTGGCTACTAATCGCATAA